Proteins encoded in a region of the Zea mays cultivar B73 chromosome 2, Zm-B73-REFERENCE-NAM-5.0, whole genome shotgun sequence genome:
- the LOC100280564 gene encoding uncharacterized protein isoform X3, giving the protein MASTACFVIVSKNDIPIYEAEVGSAPKKEDLSYHHQFILHAALDVVQDLAWTTNAMFLKSVDRFNDLVVSVYVTAGHTRFMLLHDSRSEDGIKSFFQEVHELYIKIFLNPLYLPGSRITSSHFDTKVRALARRYL; this is encoded by the exons ATGGCAAGTACAGCATGCTTTGTGATTGTCAGTAAGAATGACATCCCAATCTATGAGGCAGAAGTTGGATCTGCACCCAAA AAAGAAGATTTGTCTTATCACCATCAGTTTATTCTGCATGCTGCATTAGATGTTGTTCAGGATCTAGCATGGACAACAAATGCAAT GTTCCTGAAGTCAGTTGATAGATTCAATGACCTTGTGGTGTCTGTTTATGTAACTGCTGGTC ATACCAGATTCATGCTGCTTCATGACTCGCGTAGCGAGGATGGAATAAAAAGCTTTTTTCAAGAGGTCCATGAACTTTACATCAAG ATATTCCTCAACCCGCTTTACCTGCCCGGCTCTCGCATCACATCCTCTCATTTCGATACCAAGGTGAGGGCGCTCGCGAGGAGGTACCTGTAA
- the LOC100217114 gene encoding Calmodulin-1, with product MADQLTDDQIAEFKEAFSLFDKDGDGCITTKELGTVMRSLGQNPTEAELQDMINEVDADGNGTIDFPEFLNLMARKMKDTDSEEELKEAFRVFDKDQNGFISAAELRHVMTNLGEKLTDEEVDEMIREADVDGDGQINYEEFVKVMMAK from the exons ATGGCGGACCAACTCACCGACGACCAGATCGCCGAGTTCAAGGAGGCCTTCAGCCTCTTCGACAAGGACGGGGATG GTTGCATCACGACCAAGGAGCTGGGAACTGTCATGCGTTCACTGGGGCAAAACCCTACAGAGGCTGAGCTCCAGGACATGATCAATGAGGTCGATGCCGATGGCAACGGCACCATCGATTTTCCAGAGTTTCTGAACCTTATGGCTCGCAAGATGAAGGACACCGACTCTGAGGAAGAGCTCAAGGAGGCCTTTCGTGTGTTTGACAAGGACCAGAACGGCTTCATCTCTGCCGCCGAGCTCCGCCATGTCATGACAAATCTTGGGGAGAAGCTAACTGATGAGGAGGTAGACGAGATGATCCGTGAGGCTGATGTCGATGGTGATGGCCAGATTAACTACGAGGAGTTTGTTAAGGTCATGATGGCCAAGTGA
- the LOC100193089 gene encoding Alpha-L-arabinofuranosidase 1 isoform 1 precursor (isoform 1 precursor is encoded by transcript variant 1), producing MGVQRASGVSLLHALLVVFWALSSRRAKGQNPSGHLSVDASPQNVRKIPDKMFGIFFEEINHAGAGGLWSELVSNRGFEAGGPNTPSNIDPWLIIGDESSIIVGTDRTSCFERNPVALRMEVLCGSKKTNACPSGGVGVYNPGYWGMNIEKGKVYKVSLHVRSSDALSLTASLTSSDGLQKLAAHTITGSKKTFAKWTKVEFHLRSNQNNSNSRFQLTTSKSGVVWLDQVSVMPMDTYMGHGFRKDLASMLANLEPQFLKFPGGNYAMGNYLRNAFRWSETVGPWEERPGHFNDAWGYWTDDGLGFFEFLQLAEDLGASPVWVVNDGASLNEEVSTKTIASLVKDVVNGIEFASGGPKTTWGSVRAAMGHPEPFKLDYVSIGNQECWMLYYRGNYQKFYSAIKSAYPDINIISSCDRPTISPSNPADLYDVHVYTSSTNMFSKASMFDNTPRGAPKAIVSEYAVTGNDAGKGTLVAALAEAAFLIGLERNSDVVEMASCAPLFVNDNDRRWSPDAIVFNSGQHYGCPNYWMLHFFKESSGATLHPTAIQVSSYDQLVASAITWQNAKDKSTYLRIKVVNFGNQAVDLNISVVELATGVKKSGSKQTVLTSSSPLDENSFQQPEKVAPVSSPMANAGQQMGASVGPYSLTSFDLLLEPSKHDSV from the exons ATGGGCGTGCAGAGAGCCAGTGGCGTGTCCTTGCTCCATGCACTGCTTGTTGTGTTCTGGGCATTGTCTTCTCGTCGTGCGAAGGGGCAGAACCCATCTGGCCACCTGAGCGTGGATGCCTCGCCGCAGAACGTTAGGAAGATCCCTGATAAGATGTTTGGCATCTTTTTCGAG GAGATCAACCATGCTGGAGCTGGTGGGTTGTGGTCAGAGCTCGTAAGCAACAGAG GATTTGAGGCTGGTGGGCCTAATACACCTTCGAATATTGATCCGTGGCTGATCATTGGGGATGAATCAAGTATCATTGTTGGAACTGATCGGACATCATGTTTTGAACGTAACCCAGTTGCACTTCGGATGGAAGTTCTTTGTGGTTCTAAAAAAACTAATGCCTGTCCATCGGGAGGTGTTGGGGTCTATAATCCTGGCTACTGGGGCATG AACATTGAAAAGGGGAAGGTTTATAAGGTGAGCCTGCATGTTAGGTCATCAGATGCACTGTCCTTGACTGCTTCCTTGACAAGCTCCGATGGGCTACAAAAGCTCGCTGCTCATACCATCAC AGGTAGCAAGAAAACCTTTGCAAAATGGACAAAGGTAGAATTTCATTTGAGATCCAACCAAAATAACAGCAACTCAAGGTTTCAACTTACAACAAGTAAAAGCGGGGTAGTTTGGCTTGATCAAGTATCAGTTATGCCAATGGACACTTACATG GGGCATGGTTTTCGGAAAGATCTTGCTTCTATGTTGGCCAATCTCGAGCCTCAGTTTCTCAAGTTTCCAG GTGGCAACTATGCCATGGGAAATTATCTACGAAATGCATTTCGGTGGAGTGAGACTGTGGGACCATGGGAGGAGAGACCTGGTCACTTTAATGATGCCTGGGGATACTGGACTGATGATGGGCTTGGATTTTTTGAGTTCCTTCAG TTGGCTGAAGACCTTGGGGCTTCCCCAGTTTGGGTGGTGAATGATG GAGCAAGCCTTAATGAAGAAGTttccactaaaacaattgcatcATTGGTTAAG GATGTTGTTAATGGCATAGAGTTTGCCAGTGGAGGACCTAAGACAACTTGGGGTTCTGTTCGTGCAGCAATGGGACACCCAGAACCCTTTAAGCTTGATTATGTTTCAATAGGAAATCAAGAATGTTGGATGCTCTACTATAGAG GAAATTACCAAAAGTTTTACTCAGCGATTAAATCTGCCTACCCAGACATCAACATTATATCAAGTTGTGATAGGCCAACTATTTCGCCATCCAACCCTGCCGATCTTTATGATGTTCAT GTCTACACCTCttcgactaatatgttttcaaaagCTAGTATGTTTGACAACACACCACGTGGAGCACCGAAG GCAATTGTTAGCGAGTACGCTGTGACCGGAAATGATGCTGGCAAAGGAACACTGGTAGCAGCACTGGCAGAAGCTGCATTTCTCATTGGATTGGAAAGGAACAG TGATGTGGTTGAGATGGCAAGCTGTGCACCCCTTTTTGTAAATGACAATGATCGCAG GTGGAGCCCAGATGCCATCGTCTTCAACTCGGGGCAGCACTATGGGTGTCCCAACTATTGGATGCTACACTTCTTCAAGGAATCTAGCGGCGCCACCCTCCATCCTACAGCCATTCAGGTCTCCAGCTACGATCAGCTGGTTGCGTCTGCCATCACTTGGCAGAACGCTAAAGACAAGAGCACTTACCTCAGGATAAAG GTGGTGAATTTCGGCAATCAAGCTGTGGATCTGAACATATCGGTTGTGGAACTGGCCACCGGCGTCAAGAAGTCTGGATCGAAGCAGACGGTTCTAACGTCCAGCAGTCCGCTTGACGAGAACTCCTTCCAGCAGCCAGAGAAG gtGGCGCCAGTGTCGAGCCCAATGGCGAACGCGGGGCAGCAGATGGGCGCTTCCGTGGGGCCGTACTCCCTCACCTCGTTTGACCTGCTGCTGGAGCCGAGCAAGCATGACAGCGTGTAA
- the LOC100193089 gene encoding Alpha-L-arabinofuranosidase 1 isoform 2 (isoform 2 is encoded by transcript variant 2): MEVLCGSKKTNACPSGGVGVYNPGYWGMNIEKGKVYKVSLHVRSSDALSLTASLTSSDGLQKLAAHTITGSKKTFAKWTKVEFHLRSNQNNSNSRFQLTTSKSGVVWLDQVSVMPMDTYMGHGFRKDLASMLANLEPQFLKFPGGNYAMGNYLRNAFRWSETVGPWEERPGHFNDAWGYWTDDGLGFFEFLQLAEDLGASPVWVVNDGASLNEEVSTKTIASLVKDVVNGIEFASGGPKTTWGSVRAAMGHPEPFKLDYVSIGNQECWMLYYRGNYQKFYSAIKSAYPDINIISSCDRPTISPSNPADLYDVHVYTSSTNMFSKASMFDNTPRGAPKAIVSEYAVTGNDAGKGTLVAALAEAAFLIGLERNSDVVEMASCAPLFVNDNDRRWSPDAIVFNSGQHYGCPNYWMLHFFKESSGATLHPTAIQVSSYDQLVASAITWQNAKDKSTYLRIKVVNFGNQAVDLNISVVELATGVKKSGSKQTVLTSSSPLDENSFQQPEKVAPVSSPMANAGQQMGASVGPYSLTSFDLLLEPSKHDSV, from the exons ATGGAAGTTCTTTGTGGTTCTAAAAAAACTAATGCCTGTCCATCGGGAGGTGTTGGGGTCTATAATCCTGGCTACTGGGGCATG AACATTGAAAAGGGGAAGGTTTATAAGGTGAGCCTGCATGTTAGGTCATCAGATGCACTGTCCTTGACTGCTTCCTTGACAAGCTCCGATGGGCTACAAAAGCTCGCTGCTCATACCATCAC AGGTAGCAAGAAAACCTTTGCAAAATGGACAAAGGTAGAATTTCATTTGAGATCCAACCAAAATAACAGCAACTCAAGGTTTCAACTTACAACAAGTAAAAGCGGGGTAGTTTGGCTTGATCAAGTATCAGTTATGCCAATGGACACTTACATG GGGCATGGTTTTCGGAAAGATCTTGCTTCTATGTTGGCCAATCTCGAGCCTCAGTTTCTCAAGTTTCCAG GTGGCAACTATGCCATGGGAAATTATCTACGAAATGCATTTCGGTGGAGTGAGACTGTGGGACCATGGGAGGAGAGACCTGGTCACTTTAATGATGCCTGGGGATACTGGACTGATGATGGGCTTGGATTTTTTGAGTTCCTTCAG TTGGCTGAAGACCTTGGGGCTTCCCCAGTTTGGGTGGTGAATGATG GAGCAAGCCTTAATGAAGAAGTttccactaaaacaattgcatcATTGGTTAAG GATGTTGTTAATGGCATAGAGTTTGCCAGTGGAGGACCTAAGACAACTTGGGGTTCTGTTCGTGCAGCAATGGGACACCCAGAACCCTTTAAGCTTGATTATGTTTCAATAGGAAATCAAGAATGTTGGATGCTCTACTATAGAG GAAATTACCAAAAGTTTTACTCAGCGATTAAATCTGCCTACCCAGACATCAACATTATATCAAGTTGTGATAGGCCAACTATTTCGCCATCCAACCCTGCCGATCTTTATGATGTTCAT GTCTACACCTCttcgactaatatgttttcaaaagCTAGTATGTTTGACAACACACCACGTGGAGCACCGAAG GCAATTGTTAGCGAGTACGCTGTGACCGGAAATGATGCTGGCAAAGGAACACTGGTAGCAGCACTGGCAGAAGCTGCATTTCTCATTGGATTGGAAAGGAACAG TGATGTGGTTGAGATGGCAAGCTGTGCACCCCTTTTTGTAAATGACAATGATCGCAG GTGGAGCCCAGATGCCATCGTCTTCAACTCGGGGCAGCACTATGGGTGTCCCAACTATTGGATGCTACACTTCTTCAAGGAATCTAGCGGCGCCACCCTCCATCCTACAGCCATTCAGGTCTCCAGCTACGATCAGCTGGTTGCGTCTGCCATCACTTGGCAGAACGCTAAAGACAAGAGCACTTACCTCAGGATAAAG GTGGTGAATTTCGGCAATCAAGCTGTGGATCTGAACATATCGGTTGTGGAACTGGCCACCGGCGTCAAGAAGTCTGGATCGAAGCAGACGGTTCTAACGTCCAGCAGTCCGCTTGACGAGAACTCCTTCCAGCAGCCAGAGAAG gtGGCGCCAGTGTCGAGCCCAATGGCGAACGCGGGGCAGCAGATGGGCGCTTCCGTGGGGCCGTACTCCCTCACCTCGTTTGACCTGCTGCTGGAGCCGAGCAAGCATGACAGCGTGTAA